In Oryza sativa Japonica Group chromosome 3, ASM3414082v1, one DNA window encodes the following:
- the LOC4332516 gene encoding uncharacterized protein isoform X1: MASRSLSPLSSASKLCSRCGQADEPKMAATTFSSSPSKVTTAKLGGGVTRSSSPYTQLTFCSRHHFQKAATTAAAFHHKPPPAELSLLLSPARSKHARTCPAADNDRAAPAAQEATNTPPPPAAPSANGSPPQEPPKRAPLTARERLRAARVLGKYAEPGGSSPKGKASAASAAAGAAGKKPEFGSRVLDALRETDGKAGKKRSSRLPEAPSNMFDDSKRGLPKEGWTFEALPFGTDVIVIAASFTLITVVMFGTTYLVWKLGAIHFNEF, encoded by the exons ATGGCCTCACGAAGTCTATCTCCATTGTCATCGGCATCAAAACTCTGCAGTCGCTGTGGCCAAGCAGATGAGCCGAAGATGGCTGCCACCACCTTCAGCTCCTCTCCCTCCAAGGTTACTACTGCCAAA CTAGGAGGAGGCGTCACCAGATCTTCCTCGCCATACACGCAGCTCACCTTCTGCTCGAGGCATCACTTCCagaaggcggcgacgacagcggcggccTTCCACCACAAGCCTCCCCCGGCCGAGCTGTCCCTTCTGctctcgccggcgaggagcaAGCATGCAAGAACGTGCCCGGCCGCCGACAACGACCGCGCGGCGCCCGCGGCACAGGAAGCAACAAacacgcctccgccgccggccgcgcccagCGCCAACGGCAGCCCGCCCCAGGAGCCGCCGAAGCGGGCGCCACTGACGGCGCGGGAGCGGCtgcgcgcggcgcgcgtgcTGGGCAAGTACGCGGAGCCTGGGGGCTCGTCTCCGAAGGGCAAggcctcggcggcgtcggcggcggctggggcggCAGGGAAGAAGCCGGAGTTCGGGAGCCGGGTGCTGGACGCGCTCCGGGAGACGGACGGGAAGGCCGGGAAGAAGCGGTCGTCGCGGCTGCCCGAGGCGCCGAGCAACATGTTCGACGACAGCAAGCGCGGCCTGCCCAAGGAAGGGTGGACGTTCGAGGCGCTGCCGTTCGGCACCGACGTGATCGTCATCGCCGCCTCCTTCACGCTCATCACCGTCGTCATGTTCGGCACCACGTACCTCGTCTGGAAGCTCGGCGCCATTCACTTCAACGAGTTCTAG
- the LOC4332516 gene encoding uncharacterized protein isoform X2: MLINLGLPMQLDVQLGGGVTRSSSPYTQLTFCSRHHFQKAATTAAAFHHKPPPAELSLLLSPARSKHARTCPAADNDRAAPAAQEATNTPPPPAAPSANGSPPQEPPKRAPLTARERLRAARVLGKYAEPGGSSPKGKASAASAAAGAAGKKPEFGSRVLDALRETDGKAGKKRSSRLPEAPSNMFDDSKRGLPKEGWTFEALPFGTDVIVIAASFTLITVVMFGTTYLVWKLGAIHFNEF, from the coding sequence ATGCTAATTAATCTTGGCTTGCCGATGCAACTGGATGTGCAGCTAGGAGGAGGCGTCACCAGATCTTCCTCGCCATACACGCAGCTCACCTTCTGCTCGAGGCATCACTTCCagaaggcggcgacgacagcggcggccTTCCACCACAAGCCTCCCCCGGCCGAGCTGTCCCTTCTGctctcgccggcgaggagcaAGCATGCAAGAACGTGCCCGGCCGCCGACAACGACCGCGCGGCGCCCGCGGCACAGGAAGCAACAAacacgcctccgccgccggccgcgcccagCGCCAACGGCAGCCCGCCCCAGGAGCCGCCGAAGCGGGCGCCACTGACGGCGCGGGAGCGGCtgcgcgcggcgcgcgtgcTGGGCAAGTACGCGGAGCCTGGGGGCTCGTCTCCGAAGGGCAAggcctcggcggcgtcggcggcggctggggcggCAGGGAAGAAGCCGGAGTTCGGGAGCCGGGTGCTGGACGCGCTCCGGGAGACGGACGGGAAGGCCGGGAAGAAGCGGTCGTCGCGGCTGCCCGAGGCGCCGAGCAACATGTTCGACGACAGCAAGCGCGGCCTGCCCAAGGAAGGGTGGACGTTCGAGGCGCTGCCGTTCGGCACCGACGTGATCGTCATCGCCGCCTCCTTCACGCTCATCACCGTCGTCATGTTCGGCACCACGTACCTCGTCTGGAAGCTCGGCGCCATTCACTTCAACGAGTTCTAG
- the LOC4332518 gene encoding transcription factor bHLH140 encodes MDPDAGGSTAAPLPPASTAGASAASATVAEEGGGKQVMVVLVGPPGSGKSTFAEAVLGGSAAGRTWARVCQDTIGNGKAGTKIQCLKAAADALKEGKSVLLDRCNLEREQRADFMKLGSHVHVDVHAVVLDLPAKVCISRSVSRTGHEGNLQGGRAAMVVNRMLKNKETPLLTEGFSRIMFCKDNNEIKKAVDMYSALGPSDSLDSGVFGQNSKGPVQVGIMKFLKKPGSSAEKSGGHKVTPNESIPQMQNHISEQQNLEVGGTCTVESVKELSNSKKIEDQSRESVLSDISSRTLAFPSISTADFQFDLDRASDIIVDAVADILQKYDNIRLVLVDLSHKSRILSLVKEKAAKKNINSSRFFTFVGDITQLQSKGGLRCNVIANAANWRLKPGGGGVNAAIYNAAGEDLQRATKECADTLRPGSSVAVPLPSTSPLHQREGVTHIIHVLGPNMNPMRPDCLKNDYTKGSKILHEAYTSLFENFVAIVQSCMGKQNTEPALEKPATAVTSPNDSKTKRECNHDSERTKKHKLVQPNTSSNQAREGDSKRSGVTTTKTWGSWAQALYELAMHPENYKNSDSLLEISDDFVVLNDLYPKAKRHVLVVSRKDGLDSLADVKKEHLPLLRRMHSAGVKWAQKFLEEDSSLVFRLGYHSVPSMRQLHLHIISQDFNSASLKNKKHWNSFTTTFFLDSVDVIEEIDQRGSATISSDDRVLAMELRCHRCRSAHPNIPKLKSHIASCKSSFPSHLLQKDRLLSSSTMHMDCT; translated from the exons ATGGATCCCGACGCCGGCGGCtccaccgccgctccgctgccaccGGCATCAACCGCAG gcgcgtcggcggcgtcggcgacggtggcggaggAAGGCGGGGGCAAGCAGGTGATGGTGGTCCTTGTGGGTCCCCCCGGCAGCGGCAAGTCCACCTTCGCCGAGGCCGTCCTAGgcggctccgccgccggccgcacctGGGCTCGCGTCTGCCAG GATACAATTGGAAATGGCAAAGCTGGGACGAAAATCCAGTGCTTGAAGGCTGCAGCAGATGCTCTGAAGGAGGGCAAGAGTGTTCTCCTTGACCGTTGCAACTTGGAACGTGAACAGCGCGCTGACTTTATGAAGCTTGGCAGCCATGTACATGTGGATGTGCATGCCGTTGTCTTGGATCTCCCTGCAAAGGTTTGTATATCGCGCTCAGTAAGCCGGACGGGCCATGAAGGAAACCTGCAAGGTGGGAGGGCTGCCATGGTTGTGAACCGCATGCTGAAGAACAAGGAAACACCATTGCTGACTGAAGGTTTCAGTCGAATCATGTTCTGTAAGGATAACAACGAAATTAAAAAGGCTGTTGACATGTATAGTGCATTAGGGCCTTCAGATAGTCTTGATTCTGGAGTTTTCGGTCAGAATAGCAAAGGGCCTGTACAAGTTGGCATAATGAAATTTCTAAAGAAACCAGGAAGCTCTGCTGAAAAATCCGGTGGACATAAGGTTACACCGAATGAAAGCATACCGCAAATGCAAAATCATATTTCAGAACAGCAGAACCTTGAAGTTGGTGGTACCTGCACAGTGGAATCTGTAAAGGAGTTGAGCAATAGCAAGAAAATTGAAGACCAAAGTAGAGAGAGTGTTCTGTCTGATATCAGTTCGCGCACTCTGGCATTTCCATCAATTTCTACTGCTGACTTTCAGTTTGATCTTGATAGAGCATCAGACATTATAGTAGATGCAGTGGCTGACATCTTGCAGAAATATGATAATATAAGACTAGTTCTTGTAGACCTAAGCCATAAATCAAGAATACTGTCATTGGTCAAGGAAAAGGCTGCTAAGAAGAACATTAACTCCAGCAGGTTTTTCACTTTTGTGGGAGATATAACTCAGCTGCAATCAAAAGGAGGCCTTCGATGCAATGTGATTGCCAATGCTGCCAACTG GAGGTTAAAACCTGGAGGTGGAGGGGTTAATGCAGCAATATACAATGCCGCTGGGGAAGATTTACAACGTGCAACCAAAGAATGCGCGGACACATTGAGACCTGGGAGCTCTGTTGCTGTCCCACTTCCATCAACTTCTCCTCTGCATCAAAGGGAAGGTGTGACCCATATCATACATGTGCTTGGGCCAAACATGAACCCAATGCGACCGGATTGTCTGAAGAATGACTATACAAAAGGTTCTAAGATTCTCCATGAGGCATATACATCACTTTTTGAGAACTTTGTAGCCATTGTCCAGAGCTGCATGGGGAAGCAGAACACCGAGCCTGCTTTAGAAAAGCCAGCAACTGCAGTGACATCACCTAATGATTCAAAAACGAAGCGAGAGTGCAACCATGATTCTGAGAGGACCAAAAAACACAAGTTGGTTCAACCCAATACATCCTCAAATCAGGCTAGAGAGGGAGATAGCAAGAGGAGTGGTGTTACCACTACTAAGACTTGGGGATCCTGGGCCCAAGCTCTTTATGAGCTTGCGATGCACCCAGAAAATTACAAGAACTCTGATTCTCTCCTAGAGATATCTGATGACTTCGTTGTTCTGAACGACCTCTATCCCAAG GCCAAAAGGCATGTTTTGGTTGTATCTAGGAAGGATGGTCTTGATTCTCTAGCAGATGTCAAGAAAGAACACTTACCTTTGCTGAGGAGAATGCATTCTGCTGGAGTGAAATGGGCACAGAAGTTCCTAGAGGAAGATTCATCTTTGGTATTCAGACTCGGATACCATTCG GTTCCATCCATGAGGCAATTGCACCTGCACATCATAAGCCAGGACTTCAACTCTGCCAGTTTGAAGAACAAGAAACACTGGAACTCCTTCACCACAACATTTTTCCTTGATTCTGTTGATGTCATTGAAGAAATCGATCAGCGTGGATCAGCAACTATCAGCAGTGACGACAGGGTGCTCGCAATGGAGCTTCGTTGCCACAGATGCAGGAGTGCCCATCCAAATATCCCAAAGCTCAAATCCCACATTGCAAGCTGTAAATCGTCCTTCCCCTCCCATCTTCTGCAGAAAGATAGGCTGTTGTCATCATCGACAATGCATATGGATTGCACTTAG
- the LOC4332519 gene encoding pyruvate decarboxylase 2 yields the protein METHIGSVDGAAAAADNGAVGCPASAVGCPMTSARPAPVSAGEASLGRHLARRLVQVGVSDVFAVPGDFNLTLLDHLIAEPGLRLVGCCNELNAGYAADGYARARGVGACAVTFTVGGLSVLNAIAGAYSENLPVICIAGGPNSNDYGTNRILHHTIGLPDFSQELRCFQTVTCHQAVVTNLEDAHEQIDTAIATALRESKPVYLSISCNLPGLPHPTFSRDPVPFFLAPRLSNKMGLEAAVEATVEFLNKAVKPVLVGGPKLRVAKAGKAFVDLVDASGYAYAVMPSAKGLVPETHPHFIGTYWGAVSTAFCAEIVESADAYLFAGPIFNDYSSVGYSFLLKKDKAIIVQPERVIVGNGPAFGCVMMKEFLSELAKRVNKNTTAYENYKRIFVPEGQPLESEPNEPLRVNVLFKHVQKMLNSDSAVIAETGDSWFNCQKLKLPEGCGYEFQMQYGSIGWSVGALLGYAQGAKDKRVIACIGDGSFQVTAQDVSTMIRCAQNSIIFLINNGGYTIEVEIHDGPYNVIKNWNYTGLVDAIHNGEGKCWTSKVKCEEELTEAIGMALGEKDCLCFIEVIAHKDDTSKELLEWGSRVSAANSRPPNPQ from the exons ATGGAGACCCATATCGGATCCGTggacggggcggcggcggcggcggacaacGGCGCGGTGGGGTGcccggcgtcggcggtggggtGCCCGATGACCTCGGCGCGCCCCGCGCCCGTGTCGGCCGGCGAGGCGTCGCTGGGACGGCACCTGGCGAGGCGGCTGGTGCAGGTGGGCGTCAGCGACGTGTTCGCCGTGCCCGGGGACTTCAACCTCACGCTGCTCGACCACCTGATCGCCGAGCCCGGGCTGCGCCTCGTCGGCTGCTGTAACGAGCTCAACGCCGGGTACGCGGCCGACGGCTacgcccgcgcgcgcggcgtcggcgcctGCGCCGTCACGTTCACCGTCGGCGGACTCAGCGTGCTCAACGCCATCGCCGGCGCGTACAGCGAGAACCTGCCGGTCATCTGCATCGCCGGAGGGCCGAACTCCAACGACTACGGCACCAACCGCATCCTCCACCACACCATCGGCCTCCCGGACTTCTCCCAGGAGCTCCGCTGCTTCCAGACCGTCACTTGCCACCAG GCGGTGGTGACCAATCTGGAGGATGCGCACGAGCAGATCGACACCGCCATCGCGACGGCGCTGCGGGAGAGCAAGCCTGTGTACCTCAGCATCAGCTGCAATCTCCCAGGGCTGCCTCACCCCACGTTTAGCCGCGACCCCGTCCCCTTCTTCCTCGCCCCCAG GTTGAGTAACAAGATGGGTCTGGAGGCTGCGGTGGAGGCCACTGTCGAGTTCCTGAACAAGGCGGTGAAGCCGGTGCTCGTTGGCGGCCCCAAGCTGCGTGTGGCAAAGGCAGGGAAGGCCTTCGTCGACCTTGTTGATGCCAGTGGCTACGCCTACGCGGTGATGCCGTCGGCCAAGGGGCTCGTGCCAGAGACGCACCCCCACTTCATCGGCACCTACTGGGGTGCCGTCAGCACGGCCTTCTGTGCCGAGATCGTCGAGTCGGCCGACGCCTACCTCTTCGCAGGGCCAATCTTCAATGACTACAGCTCTGTCGGCTACTCCTTCCTCCTCAAGAAGGACAAGGCCATAATTGTGCAACCGGAGCGTGTCATCGTCGGGAATGGCCCGGCGTTTGGGTGCGTCATGATGAAGGAGTTCTTATCTGAGCTGGCTAAGCGCGTCAACAAGAACACCACTGCTTATGAGAACTACAAGAGGATCTTCGTGCCTGAGGGCCAGCCGCTGGAGAGCGAGCCGAATGAGCCGCTGCGCGTTAATGTGCTCTTCAAGCACGTCCAGAAGATGCTGAACAGTGACAGTGCTGTGATTGCCGAGACTGGTGACTCCTGGTTCAATTGCCAGAAGCTGAAGCTCCCTGAGGGCTGCGG GTATGAATTCCAAATGCAGTATGGTTCCATTGGATGGTCAGTGGGTGCATTGCTCGGATATGCTCAGGGCGCTAAGGACAAGCGTGTGATTGCCTGTATTGGTGATGGGAGTTTCCAG GTGACGGCACAGGATGTGTCAACAATGATTCGCTGTGCACAGAACAGCATAATCTTCCTGATCAACAACGGCGGGTACACCATTGAGGTGGAGATCCATGACGGTCCATACAACGTCATCAAGAACTGGAACTACACTGGCCTTGTGGATGCCATCCACAATGGAGAGGGCAAATGCTGGACTTCTAAG GTGAAGTGCGAGGAGGAGCTGACGGAGGCGATCGGGATGGCGCTGGGGGAGAAGGACTGCCTGTGCTTCATTGAGGTGATCGCGCACAAGGACGACACCAGCAAAGAGCTGCTGGAATGGGGATCGAGGGTTTCTGCTGCCAACTCCAGGCCACCAAATCCTCAGTAG